A segment of the Lolium perenne isolate Kyuss_39 chromosome 3, Kyuss_2.0, whole genome shotgun sequence genome:
ATGTACTTTCTACATGATTTTGGAAAACATAAATATTGCAGATGGTGTCTCCTGATGGAACACATGAAATAGATCCAAGAATTTTGCATTATGAACATAAATGATAAACGCGCATTGCACTTCTTAAATAACTAGGGCTTAATCTTTCATGTAAGGATCGAGGGTTCAAAATAATGTCTTATTGCATAAAACCCTTTGTAAGAGAACATTCCTAAGAATTAGAATCTTGGAGTCACACGCCCCAAAGCTAGCCCAAATAGTGGAAAATGATACCTAAATATCGTAGGGGTGGACATCTTAATGGAGAACTGAAAGTCTGAAACGGTATTGAAACCAACTATACCTAAacccataacttgtgtatctaatTTGGTCCTCGACTTTGAAAAACCAAACTTAATTCGGGTTTCACCTTAGGTACTCGAAATATCTGAAGAAACTGAAACAAATCCAAAATGGTCCTTAGCCCACGCCGCAAAAAGAGGCATCTTTTACAGTACCTTTTACCACACCTGGTAAGGGGAGAGGTATGATTAGTCAACGGTGAGGATTAAACGGCCCGACAGCCCATCAACACGTAcaccatggaaaaaaatagctctATTGGAAACAGGCCCAACAATTGGCCCAGCACGAGAGAAGTCGCCAGCCTCCGTCACGAGAGAAGTCGCCAGCCTCTGTCAACATCTCGTTCTCCCTGGAGCGtgaccgccgccgccatcgcgccaTCCCGTCGGCGTCGTCCTGCGCGGACCGCAACCGCCGCCTCCGTCGACACCCTCGCCAGCCTCCGTCGCGtgaccgccgccgccatcgcggtaTCCCATCGGCGTCGTCCTACGCGGAGCGCAACCGCCGCCTCCGTCGACACCCTCGAGATCCCGTCATCCCGCGTGGAGACCGCTGCCGCCATCGACACCCCGTCCTCCTGCATCTAGGGCGACCGCCGCCATCGACTCCACGCCATCCTGCATCGTGGGCGGCCGCCGCCACCAGCGGATCGGCCCGGTCCTGCATCGCCGACACCAGGTAGCCTATTTCTGACGAACACCGTATTGTGGATGCTTGCCATGTCGCTATTTGAGCCATGAGTGTGCTGTTCATGTGCTGTGGGTATTGGCCAGATCATCAAGTAAATAGATGATATTCTGTTTTAGAGACATTATGTATGGTGATGTGCCTCACATTGCTAGCTCCACATGTGCAGGTGTGCATGTTGTGGCTTGTGAAACTGCAATTATCATGACATAGTAGTCTGATTGTTGAGTCTAATGCCGTCCTTTGTACATGTTGGTTTTATTCGTAATCAGTTTATCACATATAGAAAAAAAGGTGGAGGAAAAATGTTAAGAGATGTTCGAAAAGGAAAGACATTGTTCTGTGATAAAGTTTGTTTTAGATTCAAATCCTTGTTGTACTGTAAAGGCTTTCTGAGTTTATCGAAATTTACTTAGAGAGATACATGTATGATGTCTGGTTCTATTTAGTCAAACTTTAGGAGTTTGGAGGAAAGGTGTGGGATGAAGTTGTGATGGGCGCAAGTGATACTTGGTTTCATTTTTAATGAAATCGGGAGCGGGAAAGCCAACCTTTTACTGGGAAAGTTCTCGATCCAATTCCAATAAAGCCGAaaggtgctccatctaagaagagGCCTAAGGCGTTCCATGAGAGATTCAGACCCGCGGACTAAGATAACTGTACCATAATGATAAATTGTGTGCTGCATGTAATGAACACCAAATGTTATCTTCATTCCGCCAATATTATTTCTCGTATACGACATGTATTATTTAATGTTTCTTTTGTTTAAACATATACCAGGTGGTATGTGATTTGAAGCAAAAGGTGTTGCTGTGTCGTCTTCCGAAGGTGGCTGTCTTCCCAACGTGTGATGATTCTGGTACATGGATGTGGCGATGTTCTGATAAGGTTTTAGGCTTAGCTCTGAAACACCAAACACATTTGCTTATTTGCTTATTTGGAATGTCAGTTACATATGTGTTCAGTGTCAACTCTTTTCTGTAATATGATACCTAGAAACAAAAAAGGGTTTTTATCTGATGCAATGGTTGTCTGAAACTCTGAAGGTGGTGGTGCTTCCCTGATGCTATGCTACTTGCAGCAGACAGTTTTTATGACATACGCCAGTATAGATGAACTCTGCTCTGACTTTCCTTTTTCTCATTTCCTTGTGCAACTGGTTTAGTATTATAGCTTTGCTTTGTGGGCTACTGGGTACAAAGTATCAGGGCTGAGAGCCTGAGAGTGTGTAGACAAAGGAGCAGCTTTAACCAGTGATAATGGCGTTCTAAGTTTGCTTGTTGTGGAGTATTCCTGTCAAGTTCTGTGAACATGGGAATCGGAAAACAATTTTTACAATGCTTTGTGTTGTACACTATAGGGAAGATATTATGCCCTACCACAGGTGTAACGGTGAACTCCAAGTACCTTAGCCTGGTCGATAGTGTCCAGAAGGTTAGATCTATTAACTGGGCCAAATCTGACATGTGTATGCTATTCATGAGTACTTTCACAATTTCAGACAAATGCTATGAGTAAGTCTCAAAGAACTAAACGTTTGTAAATCTAGCAGTCTCTCGTTTGTAACTAACTATACACTAGAGCAAGGAATTTCTTTTGTCTACGACGGCTGAGTTTGAGAGTGCAATTGAACTATTTGAAAAGTAGCATAAAGAGTATTTTGAATCATACAAGATAAAGATTATAACACGCCAGATTTCTCGATCAGACAAAATGACAAACTCTGTTCGAAACATTATAAACTAAAGTAAAGACTTTGTAGTACGAAACTCTAGTTCAGAACATTATAAACTAATTAAAGTAAACACTTTGTAGTACGAAACTCTAGTTCGGAACATTGTAAACTAAAGTAAACACGGGAGAAAAGGATCATAGCAAATTCCGATCATGCCTCGCCATAAAGACCGGGACCTGTGCCGTCGATCTTGCCACGCCAAGTCTTAAACTTATGCTTGCAGCTCAGGTCTTCGTCATCGTCATCAGTGCCATCCATCATCAAAGGGTCGCGGTCGATGACCTCCTTCACATGTAGAATGAGGTTGTACTCGTGCGTGCGCTTGTACGTAGGGGAGCTTGGAGCCGGCGGTGATTCGACGTCCTCGTCAGAGCCAGGCAGCGTAGGCACCAGAATAGGCGCCGGCACCATAACTGCCAGCTCCTTTGGCACAGAGGAGGGGTCACGCAGCCACGCGGTGACATGCACAAGATAGAGGTCAGTCACCGGTAACATCTCGTCGAGCACGCCGTCGAGACCAGCCAGCACAAGGTTCACGGCCTGCGGCTCCTGCGCCTCCTCTGTAATCACCTTGCTTCAGCATGCTCTGAAATACAGCAAATATTTTATGTCAGCTTTTGATCCTTTGCTGATCTTCTTTATGTTCTGTAATATATAAAGATCAAAAGCGCCTATTATAGCAGCATCAGATCCTCTCATGCTTTTCAGTTTCCGGCAGACAGTAGTAAAGATACTGCAAGGAAAAATATTGAGGTGGAGGAATTACTGGAACTATCACTTATTCAGTTTATAACCTATAGGTAAATGAAAGCTACATCAATATGACATAGTAATCAATTCATAAAATTTATTGAAAACATTTTAGTAGACTTCACTAAAACATAAGATTCATAAGTTATGAATCCTAATGTAACTAAATTTCCTTATTGGCGGCATATGAGGAAATGTCAGTTTGCTATCCAGTGGTTGTAGCCTAGTGAACATCTATGTGAGATTGCCTCAAATGGTTGCAAGGGGCTGCATAATCTGGCATGTTAATATAGCGAAACCTGGCCCTAGTACTCTAGAATTCAGAGAGATAGAAGCAACAACAGATGGAGATTCAGTTCCACGATATTTGTATCTAATACACATGCACAAATAGTACTGACAAGATAATGAAGCCTTGAACTGGCAGACAGATttacatgtaacaatcaaaggaaCTTACTCCCACCGAAGGTGACCAACAAGCATCCAGTCGTCGTCCTTGTCTTCATAAGTAAGGACATACTCCTGGTCTTGGAGGCAATCGGCCTTGCCATTGGTAAGCCTGTCCTTGGCTGATGGTTTACGCACCACGCTCCAATCCAAAAGAAAGATGTTGTGGACTTTGAATTATTTGGTAGTTCGTCTACTACTGGATACTCGTCTATAGTATTTGATGACCTAGTCTTCTTATTCAGGTCTGAAGAGGAATAGTACAAACAATCGAAGTCTTGCAACCACATGGAAATACAATCTTTCTTATGTCATGTTTCTTCATGACTAATCAGACCCAAGCTGTGCAAATGATTCCACTCTTCCTCTATATTATAATAAGCATTGCTTTTCAGATAATTGAGAAAAATCTAACATGCGTTGAAAGCTAGAAGAAAACCTTCAAATAGAGCAACACTGTTCAACTGTATTTGCCTCAAAGGCTAAATCCATAAAATATGATAACTTCAGTAAGGGGTGTGTAACTGTATACGCATGATAGAGCAAAAATGCATACATCACATAAATTCAGAAACTGAAAGATCACATAAGACTTCAGAAATTCCGGTCGCAAAAATTGCAGATAACAGAGGCACTAAGCATGATTTGTTGTCTTCTATAAAATGGATTTACCTCCCAGATTAGTGTAAACATAAACATATGAATAAATAGGTGAGCGCAAGCACACAACATGGCAGGAACAATCTCTGTTCTTTCATGCTTGACACAAAGGAAATGGCAGCAACAGTCTATTGCTGAATGTAGCCTAGGATCTCACTCCCTCCTCTCAGCTCACGCGAGGTAGAAGAGGATATTCGGAGAAAGATTCGGTACCGGCATAGTGTTTGCCGTGGCGGGAGACGTGCAGGAGGTAGCCCAGGCGCTGCGCCGGACGCCATCTCCGTGGCTCGCGTCGCCGCCGGCCGGAAGCACCTCGCCGGCGTACTAGGGCGTTGAACATGGCCGGCCGCGGTGGCCGTCGCCGGGAGACACCGTCGAGCAGCCTTGCTCCTCCCCAGAGGACAATAGGAGCACCCGTCGAGCTATGGCCTTCCCTTACCTCGGAACGCTCGCTCCGGTCCGTCGGCTCGGTCGCCACGGGTCGCTCTCCGTAGCAGGAAGAGGAGAAGGGCACCGGCAGTGGCTCGCGCCTTCCTCATTGTCGAGGTGCTCCTAGACCCCGCCGCCTCCTCCCCCCTCCCCTCCGGTCAACGACAGGGTGCAGCAGCAGTCGGCCAAGTCCACGTCCATGTCGAGGACGACCCGGACGCCGAATGTGGCGCAGACGGCGGAGTCGGGATGGGAATGAGGATGGAGAGGCCGAGATCCTCCGCGGCGATGGTGAGGATGGAGGCCGAGGAGCCGTGGTCCACCGTCGTGGCGCCGGAGTTGGGGATGGAcatagcggcggcggcggaacctcTCTCGTCGTGGAAGAACGAACAGGAATCCCATCCACAGCTACTCTGGTTGGCAGCTAATGGGCTGGACCAATCTACTGGGCTGGGCCTGTCAATTGGGCCGGCCTGCCGATGTTTTTTCTTTACTGAGGTGCGAAAATTGTGAGAGGTATGTAACATACCTCTTTAGTTTTCAACTGTGGTATGAAATTTTTTGGACCATTGGATGAACGAAAATTAATGGCTATTATTCATTTAGGGGTACCACAAAACAACCCCAAAAAGAACCCATGTagtcacacacgcacacccttctCTCTTCGTCTTCCCTACCCTTTGTCTTTCAGCTCCCCTAACCCTAGCCAACTTTGTGCCATAGCCACACACACCACCACCGTTGACTCGTGCCATCGATGGAACCTCTCCAACCTTCAACACCTTCTCTTATGGTTTGACTTCTCTATTGTGCTCTGTCGTGAGCCATAAATAGCAGCGGTGGACCTGCATATCTTCATCTCCTCTTGCATCTCTACCCGCATCTATTCTTTTGGATAACCGAGAAACAAGCCAAAATTTTGGTCCTAAGAATTTTTGGTTCTTAGATTTCCACATGCTATATTGGTACTCAGTTTTACAACGCCAAAAAAATTCAAACACCGAAGAACCAAAGCCAAAATTTCTCAAACATAACGCGGGATCTTGTTTTGAAATCCAACGAACTCAACGATGTAGACAGATCGTTAATGGGATTAAGCTTATGAGATAAATCATTTTAAACACTTAAATTTGCAATAAATAAATGATGTTAGCTTGAGGTGTCAATTTTTTTGCATGCATGcaacatctctctctctctctctctctctctctcaggaCAATTTCTGTTGGAGAAGCGGGACAGGGATAGACAAAAACAAGCCCACCTTACACAGTACACACTATGCTACTTAGATTTTCCCAAAAATCTTTTTCTTATGCATCATCTTTTTTGGTAGTACAAATTGTAGACGAGATTTTACATAACGTCACGAAAGCTTGCTGGCAAAATCCTGACGAAATCCAAAAGGCTGTCAAACATGTCGACCGACTGAGTTGAAGAGAGGAATGAAACGACCAAACAAGCACGAGATCCAGATTCCTGCTTAACCGAGCACGACGCAGCCGTAGAGTCGAAGCCAAACTTTTGTGGGAACACTGCACCCGAGGGTAGTACGCTTGCTTGCCCGTGACGAGCGCAGCGCAAGCTAGCGCGCCGTCCAACTGCCTCTGACCCCAAAAGAGGGGATCACGAGATCGCCTGCCGCGCCTTGTCTCGTTGCGTTTTCCTGATCCCGGACGAAGAGCCTCTTTCGCGCGCGCGCGCGTCTATCTGTACATCCCATTTTCAGGAGTCAGGACTCATCAATCATCGTCGCGCGCTAGTGTAGCGTCAGCCACCGAGAGCCCGCCCACTATCGCTCCTGCCAGTGCCATTTTCAGTCTCCGAGAGAGAAGGATAACGGAGATGGATGCGGAGGCCGGCGAGGCTGGGCGTCAGCATTCCCCCGGCGCGCCGACGAGTCCCGCAGCGCCGTTCGTCAGGTCGTCGTCGCGTCTCGGCGCGGCCGAGAGCTTCGACGGCGCGCTCAGGGTTGAGCCTGTTCTTTTCGGTCCCAGAGCACTTACCAATCGCGCCGCGTGGCGTGCGTGCCTCTTGATGTCTGACCTTTACGTCTTGAGCTGCAGGAGCTCAAGGATCTGCGGTTCCAGCTGCACCAGGCGGCGGACTGCTGCGAGAAGGCGTTCCTCGGCACCGAGCAGAAGAGGCTGTAAGTGCAGACCTTCCGTCGATTATTTCACTCCAACACATCCATTTCTTCCCTTTCCTCTCGTGGACCCGATGGCCGCGTGTAAGTTCAATTTCTTGCGCATGTTTGAACTTTGAAGGATACTGGACAGCACCAAGAGCTACATCTGCGATGCGGTTGTGACGGTGATTGATCACCTGGGAACTGTTTCATCCAAGCTCGAGCACCAGCTGGAGGACAAGACCGAGATCACGCAAACAGAGCGAAAGATCACCTTCCTCAAACAGGTTGGTGTTCTCTCTGCTTGTACTCGCTGTAATAAATTCTGTATGGCATGAAGAGAGCTCGTCTAATTACCAGATGAAGTTCGGAGTACATATAGAATGATACAGTAGCAGTGAATTGATGAACATCGACCAAATCGAACCTTGCTACACTCACTGAATTTGTATGATTTCCTGACTGTACCAGAGGCTTCTGACATGCGAACAATATGCAATTTCTCTCAACCTATTGGCTCTACGTATGGACACTGGCGCCGTACAATACCATCGCCGTTACCTCTCGCAATGTACAGTTTTCAAGCTTTGTTTGATTCTACATGATGAAATACTTCTGCTCAGCTATGATTTTACTAACTAGTACCACTCCTTCACTCCAGCTACGGAGACAAACAATAAGGAAAATGTTACTGATACAAGGTTTGTTATATACTCCAGTTCAAGTTATTTCACTTTCTTTGAACCTATTAGTATTATATATCTGCAATTTGCATCAGTGTATGACATTATCAGCATTGTCACACAGCAGGGGTCACCCGGTGCCTGGAGCCAATCGCACTCTGAAGCCATATGATGTTGAGTCAACCATCGGTAATTTTCTTGGGAAATGAAAAATATTTCCAATGACTGTGTATCTTCCACGCAAAATTGTTCTGCTTTCTGAAGAAGAGAAATGGTGTATTCTGTGCACTTCTAAAAATCCCGAAATATACATGGAAATATGGTCGGTCCCCTTTTGTGTCCGTGACAATAAAAGAACCAGTGAAAAGCTCATTCTCCCCTTCTATGTACCAATTTTTAGCACAACCTCAACTCGCTTTCCTGGATTTACAAATAACATCAGCTAGTTGTTTTTCGCTGTTTTAAGCTTACTTTCTGCATACAATCGCTGTCGATTTACCGTATTTGTATTGATATGGTGTTCTTATTAGGGAGGGAAGTTACCGTGGCAGTTGCAGACGTTGGAAACCCAGCATCCATAACGAGGTCATTTTCCTTCAGAGCAGAGGTATCCTACATTCAATCAATCATGTATTTGTTCACTTCAATAGCAAATATGTACTCTAAACACTATTTACACCATAAAATCAGCACGATACTGCTTACGTATGCAAGTTTTATTCAGTCATGCACAGAGCAATACAAGGACGAACATGCTTCCTTCCTTTCTTTCTACCTTGATGCATAAGAAAATTTCCTCTGAAATATTTGCAGGATGTTCACATTGCTCCAGGCGTTCATAAGAAGAAGAAAGCCAGCCACCGCAGCAACATCTTGGCATTCCTCAAGAGAAGTAAGCAGCATGCATAAGAGTGAGAACCTCCACTGGATACAGTTAGAAATGCAATGACCATTGGTGTGACTGCCAGAGGTTTTGCTGACCATGCGTGTCCACTGCTCTGTAACAGAATGTAAATGTACTTTGAGTTTTGCACTCCTGCACGGATGTGTAGAAAATTAAAGTTCAGGGCCGAGCTGAACATTCTTGCAGCATAAGGGGGAACACACGCGCTCATTTAATTTAGATCATGTACAAGGGACAGGTTTACTAGATCAACAGCATGGTGTCCTTCTAGTTCGGCATGCATAGCTAGCCAAACATGTCCAAAAACACCCCTTTCGGTTCTCTTCTCGATTTCTCGGTGCCTTAATCTAATCTGTTGCCATGTATGTGAAAACCATATATAGTTTCTATTTCTTCTTTATTTTAAGCAACTGATCTAATTTTAGTAATTACTCAAATAAAGTGCATCAGACACTGAAACGAACATGAATATTGAACGTCCCTGACATAACCAAAAGTTACATTGAAGAAGCCTCAAGCTCTACTTTCTTAACCTGATTTTCTTCcatgaaaaaaaaaaaatccgaaTAAGACCAACATTGCACAACTAGCCTCAAAGGATTTTAATAACCATATGATTATCGAAAAGTGTATTTGCCCCCTAGCTCCATTGATCTCTTCATTTTAAAAAATTAGAACCATATTATAAGTTttaaaaaattctaaaataaatCTAGACATAATCAATGATGTAATTGACAAGCATGAAAAATCTTAGTGCAAAATTATTCGTATTGTAGGCTACACGAAAATGAGGAAACTGATAAAATATGTAGATTTGAAATACGTATACCGAGATCCAcacttttgtcatttttgtgtagcttagAATACAAAGTATTTGATATCACTTTTGTCATTTTGTGTAGCTTAGAATACAAAGTATTTGGAACTAATATTTTTCAAGCTTTTGGGATACATCATTAGCTAATTTGGATATAGTTTTAAAAACTTGTAAAAACGTATAAATATATTTTAATTGAAAAAAATAACAGTATGACCTGAGCCCAGGAGATATAAGGACGCAATTCTTCCAGACAGGCCGCAGAACCATTTGTGACCCAAAAAAAAACAGTGTAGTTAATTCGGTCTTGGGCCAGGTTCACCGAATTGACGGGAGTAGTAGAAACGCGCAATTCCTatatgccgaccaggtcggcacctgcaccgcgccgcacacccccgcgcgcggtgtgggccggcccggttaggcgttttttcctgtttctttcttttttttttcctttttcttttctgttttctgttttttttcttttctgttttctttttcactGTTTCTTTTTTTCTCACGTTTTATTTTATGGTTAAGAATAATTTTCGAAAATTATAAATTTGAAAATGTTCAAGTTTTGAAAtttttttgaacaaattttgaattttgaacaaatttttaatcttggacgaattttgaaatttgaacaaattttaagttttgaacgatttttaaaatttgaacgaatTTTTAATCTTGAACGAATTTTCAGATTTCTGAAGAATTTTGAACAAAAAAAATTCGAacggtttttgaaatttgaacgAATTTCAAAATTTCAACAAATTTTAATCTTGAACGAATTTCCAAATTTCGGaataattttgaattttgaacaaaattaaatcaaaatctgaacatttttaatttccaaaatttcgaatctgaacagattttaaaaaaaattctATGAATTCTTTTTAAAGTTAGATATTGAAAaagaaaaatatttaaaaaaagaaacagcaaaaaaaagaaaaaaacataccTACTactaatgggccgcggcccaaccaACCGGCCTGGTCGGTGGGGTGTGCGGTGGCCCGtacacaccgaccaggtcggtgtacagCACTCCCCGTAGAAACGAGGCTTAAACTAACTTCCTAACAATCTGGCAATAAAGGCCCATGTCGTCCATTCGCTCGCCCTC
Coding sequences within it:
- the LOC127343970 gene encoding probable protein ABIL5 isoform X1, translating into MDAEAGEAGRQHSPGAPTSPAAPFVRSSSRLGAAESFDGALRELKDLRFQLHQAADCCEKAFLGTEQKRLILDSTKSYICDAVVTVIDHLGTVSSKLEHQLEDKTEITQTERKITFLKQRLLTCEQYAISLNLLALRMDTGAVQYHRRYLSQSTETNNKENVTDTSRGHPVPGANRTLKPYDVESTIGREVTVAVADVGNPASITRSFSFRAEDVHIAPGVHKKKKASHRSNILAFLKRSKQHA
- the LOC127343970 gene encoding probable protein ABIL5 isoform X2; protein product: MDAEAGEAGRQHSPGAPTSPAAPFVRSSSRLGAAESFDGALRELKDLRFQLHQAADCCEKAFLGTEQKRLILDSTKSYICDAVVTVIDHLGTVSSKLEHQLEDKTEITQTERKITFLKQRLLTCEQYAISLNLLALRMDTGAVQYHRRYLSQSTETNNKENVTDTRGHPVPGANRTLKPYDVESTIGREVTVAVADVGNPASITRSFSFRAEDVHIAPGVHKKKKASHRSNILAFLKRSKQHA